Genomic DNA from Halomonas sp. BDJS001:
TGACAAAGCAAATGCAGCTGATTAATACCCATACCCGCTATCTGCATGAAGGCATCCTTGATTACACCGACTCAATTCTGGCCACGGTGCCTAACACCATTAATCGTGCGATGTATATGTGTACCGGTTCAGAGGCTAATGATCTAGCTATCCGTGTGGCCAGAGCCTGGAGCGGTGGCACCGGCATTATCGTCACCAATGAGGCCTATCATGGCACCAGCGAACTAACCTCTGGCGCTTCTCCTGCGCTGGGTAGCGGCCAAGTGCTTGCGCCCACCACGTTTTTAGTCCCGTCACCCGATCAGTATCGAATAGGTTCAGCTGCACTGGGCGACTGGTTTGCCAGTGAGATACAGCAGGCTATTGACCGGATGTCTGCTCAGGGGATTAAGTTTGCTGGCTTCTTGGCGGACTCTATTTTTTCTTCAGATGGTGTGATGCCGGGAACGCCAGGCTTTTTGCAACAGGCCATCGATGTCGTACATGCCAATGGCGGTATCTTTATCGCGGACGAGGTGCAGCCAGGGTTTGGCCGAACGGGAGATACCTTCTGGGGGTTCGCTCGCCATAATCTGGTACCGGACATCGTGACGATGGGAAAACCAATGGGCAATGGAATACCCGTGTCTGGCCTATTGGCCAAAAGTGACGTCTTAGCGGCCTTTAGCGATCAGATACCTTACTTCAATACCTTTGGTGGCAACCCTGTCTCTATGGCTGCCGCCCAGGCAGTCTTAAATGTGATCCACGAGGAAAAACTGCAGGCGCATAGCTTGCGGGTAGGGCAGGCCTTGCGGACAGAGTTGCTGAGCCTGAAAGATAAGTATGAGTGTGTTGGTGATGTGCGAGGGGCTGGCTTGTTCATTGGTTTCGAACTAGTCACCGACAAGCAGACTAAAGCACCTGATAAAGCGCTAGCGCTAAGCGTTATCGAAGCTTTACGAGAAGAGCGTGTACTTACTTCAGTGGCTGGGCCACATGGCAATGTATTGAAGCTACGGCCACCACTAGCGTTTCAAGAGCATAATATTGACTGGTTGGTTGGTGCTCTTGATAGGAGTCTTGATAAACTTGCTTAATGGTTTTAATAGGAAAATGTCTGGCAAGTTTGGGCAAATAGCGGAATCGATGGGTATTTGTAGCTTCGCTTAGGTTAGTTCTCCCGCAACCTTGGGGAGGTACGGTATCATGGGGCGGTATCTTCGGTATCTTCGGTGTGTTCGATCAACCGATCGGCCGCATCGTATCTGTATTGCTGATCCCAGTCAACGGGCGTTGCCCAGAGCACTTCACTCCCGCTGGTGGGTAGCACCCACCGCATCGGTGACGGTGGTAGGGTGGTAGGGCAGGTCGGCATTGTCATAGGCAAAAGCGGTGGTGCCTTCCGGCCCAGTGACCGCCAGCGGATGACCGAGGTCGTTGCGCGTGATCTGCCAGCGCTGATTCTCAGGGCCTTCAATGCTCACAGGTTGCCCCAGGGCATCCCGCTCAATGGCCCAACGCGTGCCGTCCGGGCCGGTCTGGGCAATCACTTGACCGTGGTCGTCCCGCTCAATCAGCGTCTCGTGACCCAGCGGATCTACCGTCGCCACCTTGAGACCCGCACGGTCATAGCGGGACTCAATGCGCGAGCCGTCGGCGCGGGTGTGGGCCGTCCAGCGGCGGCCAGGGCCACTGCCCACAAAGTGGTAGCGCTCCTCCCGGCCAAGTATGTTTAACACAGACCTGTGATTAACTTCTTATTACTGATCCTTTTTTTGTAAGAAAAATTAGAATAGCAACCCCTAAAGCTATTAATAAAATGGAGTAAATTTTTTTTAGATTTTCATCTTGTAACACACCCCCTCGCCCTATTTCTCCTGTGAAAAAACATTGATACCAGCAGCTATTGACAGCACTCCAAGAAGCAAAAAACAAAATTAATTTTTTTAGCTTTTCTTAGTAGTTTTTTTTGATATTTCTTCATCTCAAGGCCTCTTTGGGGCTTGAGATGAAGTCTATTAAAAAACCGCCAGCACCATAAAAGTCCGGAGTAGGACTAGTTCCTCCCACAGCGCTATCAATGAAATCAATAGCCCTTTGCTGAACTACTGGATTAGCCATCCCTACTGCTGCACCCGGCGATACAGTCGCAACGCTGCACATCGCATGTAGGCTGAACTGATTGGCGCTTGCGGCAGCAGCGCTACCAGTTCCTAACGCCGTTTTTATAGCAAAGGGTGCGGCGGCTAATACCTTTGGCCCTTCAGCAGCAATGGCTGCTGCGGGGATGGTTGCATTGCGTGTTCCTCCTTGGTATCTCAGTGCTTCTGCGTATTGTGGATCTTTCACAAAGGCTGACATGCTGGATGGGAATAATGCACCAATACCGGGACGGTAATCCCCACCTGTCATGTGCTGTCCCGCAGGTTCTGGTGTAGGAGCTGGCATATTAGCACCATAGGCTTCACCCGCTGGAATGCTAAGCGGTTCTAAATGATGGAAGCCATAGCCACTCAACCCCAACGGATCCACCATGCTTATTGGGTTAGTGACATAGCCATACAAATTCATACCACCGTTGAGTCCAATCGGATCCTGGCTAATATACCTACCTTGCTGCGGGTCATAATAACGGTGGCGGTTGTAGTAAAGCCCACTCTCTTCATCGTGCCACTGCCCCTGGAACCGGATCGGTTGGGTGACGTTGCGCACGGCGCGCTGGTTTTTGACCGCTGCCCAGTCGTCGGGTTCGGCTAACCAGCGGGGTTGGCCGTTGGGGGTGACCAGTTGCATGGGCGTGCCCAGGGCATCGGTGATATAGGCGCTGAGTACTTGGCCTTGTTCAGTATCATCAATACGCAGCATGGGCACAAAACTTCCCGGCTCGTAGACCACAGTGGTGCGCTGATTGTCGGTTTCTTCCCTAACGATGCGATCACCGTCCCAGCCGTAGTGGGTGGTGGCGGTGGTGCCGTTGGTATGGCGCACGGTTTTGCTGATGCGTCTTCCCAGGCCGTCGTAGCGGGTGCCGTTGAGTTGGGTGAGGCGGTTATCTGTTAGCCCTTGCTGCTTGTCTTGCTGCTGCTCTAACCGACTACCTGCCGCGTCCACTGAGTAGCGGTAGACGGCTAGTATTTGGTCGATAGTGTGAGTCATGGTGCTAGGGTAATTTGGCTTTTAGGCAGATTACCGTTTGGTAAGGTGAAAGGAAGGCTTTCCCAGGCGGTCAAGCTACAGTGCTTCGTGCTGCT
This window encodes:
- a CDS encoding RHS repeat-associated core domain-containing protein, which translates into the protein MTHTIDQILAVYRYSVDAAGSRLEQQQDKQQGLTDNRLTQLNGTRYDGLGRRISKTVRHTNGTTATTHYGWDGDRIVREETDNQRTTVVYEPGSFVPMLRIDDTEQGQVLSAYITDALGTPMQLVTPNGQPRWLAEPDDWAAVKNQRAVRNVTQPIRFQGQWHDEESGLYYNRHRYYDPQQGRYISQDPIGLNGGMNLYGYVTNPISMVDPLGLSGYGFHHLEPLSIPAGEAYGANMPAPTPEPAGQHMTGGDYRPGIGALFPSSMSAFVKDPQYAEALRYQGGTRNATIPAAAIAAEGPKVLAAAPFAIKTALGTGSAAAASANQFSLHAMCSVATVSPGAAVGMANPVVQQRAIDFIDSAVGGTSPTPDFYGAGGFLIDFISSPKEALR
- a CDS encoding aspartate aminotransferase family protein; this translates as MARRSTIMDTNSFRKENSAFLHSSIRAMTNKRATVLGGSYRIFYQNPVHLVRGRGQYVWDAQGTQYLDAYNNVASIGHCHPEVIAAVTKQMQLINTHTRYLHEGILDYTDSILATVPNTINRAMYMCTGSEANDLAIRVARAWSGGTGIIVTNEAYHGTSELTSGASPALGSGQVLAPTTFLVPSPDQYRIGSAALGDWFASEIQQAIDRMSAQGIKFAGFLADSIFSSDGVMPGTPGFLQQAIDVVHANGGIFIADEVQPGFGRTGDTFWGFARHNLVPDIVTMGKPMGNGIPVSGLLAKSDVLAAFSDQIPYFNTFGGNPVSMAAAQAVLNVIHEEKLQAHSLRVGQALRTELLSLKDKYECVGDVRGAGLFIGFELVTDKQTKAPDKALALSVIEALREERVLTSVAGPHGNVLKLRPPLAFQEHNIDWLVGALDRSLDKLA